The Lutra lutra chromosome 10, mLutLut1.2, whole genome shotgun sequence genome contains a region encoding:
- the LOC125078901 gene encoding olfactory receptor 5L1-like, translated as MEKENCTNVTEFILLGLTDAPELKVFLFLLFLLIYGVTVLGNLGVIAVIQVSSQLHTPMYFFLSHLSFVDFCYFTIIVPKMLSNILYRDKAISFLGCTVQFYLFCTCAITEVFLLVVMAYDHFVAICNPLLYMVTMSQDLCMELVSFCYLSGMVCSLIHLCLVLEIPSYRSNVINHFFCDLPPLLSLACSDVSVNELLLYILATFNEITTIVIILISYSLILITILRMRSAEGRHKAFSTCASHLTAILVFHGTILFIYCRPSSGNSVDTDKVATVFYTIVIPMLNPLIYSLRNKDVKEALRKVVSSKIFS; from the coding sequence ATGGAGAAGGAAAACTGCACCAATGTGACAGAGTTCATCCTTCTTGGATTAACAGATGCCCCTGAGCTGAaagtcttcctcttcctgctgttcCTTCTCATCTATGGAGTCACGGTTTTGGGAAATCTAGGCGTGATTGCCGTGATTCAGGTCAGCTCTCAGCTTCACactcccatgtactttttcctcagCCACTTGTCCTTTGTGGATTTTTGCTACTTCACGATCATCGTGCCAAAGATGCTGTCCAATATCTTATACAGGGACAAAGCCATCTCCTTCCTGGGATGCACGGTGCAATTCTATTTGTTTTGTACCTGTGCAATCACTGAGGTCTTCCTGCTGGTTGTGATGGCCTATGACCACTTtgtggccatctgtaacccaCTGCTGTACATGGTCACCATGTCCCAGGATCTCTGTATGGAGCTGGTGTCTTTCTGCTATCTTTCTGGGATGGTGTGTTCTCTGATCCACTTGTGTTTAGTTCTTGAGATCCCATCCTATAGATCAAATGTGATTAACCACTTCTTTTGTGATCTACCCCCTCTCTTATCACTTGCTTGCTCTGATGTCTCTGTCAATGAACTGCTGCTGTACATCCTGGCCACCTTCAATGAGATCACCACCATCGTGATCATCCTCATTTCCTACTCACTTATTCTCATCACCATCCTGAGGATGCGCTCTGCAGAGGGAAGGCACAAAGCCTTTTCCACCTGTGCCTCCCACCTCACAGCCATCCTTGTCTTCCATGGaactattcttttcatttattgccGGCCCAGTTCTGGCAACAGTGTGGATACTGACAAGGTGGCTACTGTGTTCTACACCATAGTGATTCCCATGCTGAACCCCCTCATCTACAGCTTGAGGAACAAGGATGTAAAAGAAGCTCTCAGAAAAGTGGTGAGCtccaaaatattttcctag